In one Meles meles chromosome 17, mMelMel3.1 paternal haplotype, whole genome shotgun sequence genomic region, the following are encoded:
- the LOC123927619 gene encoding uncharacterized protein LOC123927619: MLCQQSRTPSFPRLPFGIKATVAPRSPRAGLPSERAAIVPAAPRCFRRRRGLPRGGPNRLRRKSCAFRRVLPEKAAWSPVAFASRWEELTGAQRRRRRPSRPRVDLLLPPASASWAREGDVRGPRCPDWARVCRRVFPQTVRQSRTQKLAPCTWGLVVSPPPPPRIKKSCERDVVATSTFSCDFNGSEVWKLGFSVSELCLFLARSLRASFERRDPAHFWNKSAAREYTQSEVDLPRMNEA, from the exons ATGCTCTGCCAGCAGAGTAGAACGCCGTCGTTCCCCAGGCTGCCCTTCGGGATAAAAGCCACAGTCGCGCCGCGCAGCCCCAGGGCCGGGCTCCCGTCTGAGCGCGCCGCCATTGTTCCCGCCGCCCCTCG ATGTTTCCGCAGGCGCCGCGGTTTGCCGAGGGGAGGACCGAACCGTCTCCGGAGGAAAAGTTGCGCTTTCCGTCGGGTCCTTCCGGAGAAGGCGGCCTGGTCTCCCGTCGCGTTTGCTTCTCGGTGGGAAGAACTGACGGGAGCCCAGAGACGACGCCGGCGTCCCAGTCGGCCTCGGGTCGACCTCCTGCTCCCTCCAGCGTCCGCCTCGTGGGCACGGGAAGGAGACGTGAGAGGCCCGCGCTGCCCGGACTGG gcTCGTGTGTGCCGGCGAGTGTTCCCTCAGACGGTGCGACAAAGCAGAACACAAAAGCTGGCTCCTTGTACTTGGGGATTAGTTGtcagccctccccccccccccc GAATAAAGAAAAGCTGTGAACGGGACGTTGTGGCAACATCCACGTTCAGCTGTGATTTTAATGGCTCGGAAGTGTGGAAACTCGGTTTTTCAGTTTCCGAACTCTGTCTCTTCCTGGCGCGGTCTCTCCGGGCTTCCTTTGAACGGAGAGACCCCGCGCACTTCTGGAATAAATCTGCAGCTCGAGAATACACTCAGTCAGAGGTGGATTTACCACGAATGAATGAAGCTTAA